Below is a genomic region from Actinoallomurus bryophytorum.
GAGTGAGCTTCCCTGCGGTTAGCGCAGGCTGTTCAGGCCGCGCTGAGGTGGACGGGGTCGCTTTTCGCCGGGGCCGGTGCCGGATCGAGGCGCGCTTGGGGCGGGCCGCCCGAGGTTGACCGAGACGGCAGGCTGACGGCCGAGCCCGCGAATGGGCGGAGCCCGCGCGTGAGCCGAGCCCGTCTATTAGTGGAGCCCGTGCATGAGTGGAGCCCGCGCGTGGGCTGTCACGCGGTCGGCCCGGGCTGTTCAGGCCGCGCTGAGGTGGACGGGGTCGCTTTTCGCCGGGGCCGATGCCGGATCTAGACGCACCTGGATCCGGCTGTCTCAGGCTGACCGAGACGGCAGGCTCACGGCCGAGCCCTGGGCGTCAGCCGAGCCCGGGCGTCAGCCGGGCTCGGGCGTCAGCCGGGCTCGGGCGTCAGCCGGGCTCGCGTATGAGCCGAGCTCGCCGTGAGCTATCCCGCCGTGACCTATCCGGCCGTGAGCTATCCCGCCGTGAGCTGCCCCGTCGCCGGCCCAGGCTGTGCAGGCCGCGCTCAGGTGAACCCGTGCTCCGCCCCATCGCTAGCCTTGCGACCGGTCACAGGCTGCCGCAGGCCGTCCCAGTGCGGACTCAGGCTGACCGGGCCGGTCCAAGGCCGTACTGCCGGAGGCGTTCGGTTCGATTTTCTAGGTCTGCAGGCGTACCTCCTGGTGCCGGGTCGGTGTGGAGAACGGGCCTCCTGTGTGGCGTTCGGTGGCGGCTATTACGGCGGCCGCGGGTACCTCCGCTCCGGCGGCTCGTAGGGCGCGGGCCGCTTCGGTGAGTGTTGATCCGCTGGTGACGACGTCGTCCACGATGATCGCGCGTACTCCGTGCAGGTCGAGCCGAACGTGTAACGCGCCGGACAGGTTGGTCGTTCGGTCGGCTGCTGTCAGGCCGGCCTGGTCGGCGACTCGGCGCTGGTGGGCGAGTGCGGGGACGCATGACACTGCTGCTCGCCTGCCGGAGCGGTGCCCGGCTCTCCGTATGGGCGCCCGTACGGCGCTCTGCGTCTCCGCTGCCTCACGTGTGGCCTCCTTCGCCGCCTCGCGGGCGATCCGCAGGGTGGGGTCGTGGCCTCGGCGGCGTACGGACTCACGAGACGACGGGACGGGGACCAGGACGAGCGGAGACCCCATGCCCGCGGAGTCAGCGGCGGCGAGTGCCGCGCGTGCCAGAGCGACGCCGAGAGGGCGTGCGAGGCCGGTCAGGCCACGCTCCTTGTGCGCCACGATCAACTGGCGGACCGTCCCGGCGTACGGCGCGACGGCGAAGGGCGGGGGCAGGCCCGACGGGACCGGACTTGGCAGGCACAACCTTGCGGGTTTGACGAGCGCTTCTTCGCAGGCCGGGCATATGAGCCCGTGCGGTATGCCGCAACCGGCGCACGGCTGGGGAAGTATCAGGTCGAGTGCTGCGGTGAGAACGCTCATGTTCGGTGAGCCTGCCCCGCCAGGGGATTGAGCGCCAGTCCTGTC
It encodes:
- a CDS encoding ComF family protein — protein: MSVLTAALDLILPQPCAGCGIPHGLICPACEEALVKPARLCLPSPVPSGLPPPFAVAPYAGTVRQLIVAHKERGLTGLARPLGVALARAALAAADSAGMGSPLVLVPVPSSRESVRRRGHDPTLRIAREAAKEATREAAETQSAVRAPIRRAGHRSGRRAAVSCVPALAHQRRVADQAGLTAADRTTNLSGALHVRLDLHGVRAIIVDDVVTSGSTLTEAARALRAAGAEVPAAAVIAATERHTGGPFSTPTRHQEVRLQT